The nucleotide sequence caagtttcaactgtaACATATAATATCGTTTAGTACCGTCGTACCCATTCCCCGccgtaaaatcatattaaataattattatttagagagAACTGTTTGTTAATCGATCCGGACGTGGCCACAACTGCTGGCGTATATGAAGTAGCCCAATTCATGACTCACGAACTGTGTCATCAATGGTTTGGTGATTTCGTTACCATGAAATGGTGGACCGGCCTTTGGTTGAATGAAGGATTTACCGAGTATGCAGCACAACGCGGAGTGGATACCGTAAGTTTCATAACCGTCAGACggttattaatatctaatttagtATGGAAAAacgtaatcatattattgttttatttttttttcatactatatAGCTGTTCCCcgattcaaaatatttccaagTCAAAAACGTTAAAAACTTTGTAGACGTTTTGGACCCCGATTCGCTTCAATCGGCACACCCGTTGTCGGTAGCCATAGAAAAGCCCGATGAAATAGCACCAATTTCGATGGACCCGATGACGTTCGCAAAGGGAGCAATTTTGTTCCATATGATGAACACGTTCCTTGGCGAGAATACATTCAAACAAGGCATTAGAAACTACATACACAAATACAAATTGTCCAATGCCGAACCGGATGATTTGTGGAGCTCATTGACGGAGGAAGCACACCGACAAGGAACTTTGGAGAAAAATCTAACCGTGAAACAAATAATGGACACATGGGCGTTGCAAACAGGTTATCCCGTATTGAATGTCGTCCGGGATTATTCTGCGGACACGGTTACATTGTCCCAGGTAAACTCACGAGCAAAAATAATTggatttcttattaaaatatgttgatgatatttaatgtttttcaaaatatattttaatataatactatacgtaCTTAATGCTGCAGGAAAGGTATCTAACTATCAAATCACACGGAACGGACAATAAAACCTGTTGGTGGATACCAATCACTATGACAACTTCTGGGGACTTTAACCAGACAAATGCGACATTCTGGTTGAATTGTGAAAACAACAACCTCACTACGCCATTGGCCAAAGACAACGAGTGGGTCATCTATAACATGCAGATGACAGGATaggtcttatattattatagggctATTATTGAATCGAATCGTTTAATcgttgataaatttaatataatagtaatactatatccattatatgttttgtagttttatCAGAGTATTTTACGATACACGTAACTGGATGGCTATCATTTGTACGCTAAACGATCCCATCCAAATACGAAACTATACACACGTAAAACCGAGTACATCTGATCTTTGATTCGCTTAGCTTTTCACAAACCGGTCAATTGGACTACGAAATCACGTTCCAACTTTTGAAATATCTAAGACATGAAATAGAGTATACACCGTGGTTTGCTGCTATCAGCGGTTTGAAAAAGATTGATGGTTTACTGAAAAGGACTCCGAAACATGCAGTGTTCCAAGTTAGTTTAAAAggcatttcttattttattattaattacaaacgtCTAGGACTTCTAACGATGAGCTATTAATTTATCCACGAATAACACAGTTTTAACTTATAGTAAACGTACAAAGATATCGTTGAAGACATACAGGTTGTCCCGTGAGGCTTTAcccattgcgatatctcctgaaATAAAGGAGATATCTCAATTCTGGTTTTTAAATGAGACTCACAGGGACAAGAACTACAAACATTTGatgttttaacttattttaatgttttggtaaaaaagttaaaaaaatatgtattcttattaaattgttaaaaaaaaaatcgaagatagccattttgtagagttcatttttctgaaaataatgacgtttcaacattttaatttcattaatctcctgctttttaatatttttttctacttttgaaAAGGCTCAATCTTTGTAATTCGTTagtaaaggtttgtaaaaacataaattttccTCCACCCTGAATTGGCCATaactttttttggttttctttacaaacgaaaatgtttgttttacaaacctttacaaacgacttatAAACCCTTTGTAACGTTTCGATGAAAATTTTCGAAATCGTGGGGGGGGGCTGGAAAAATGTCCATCTAAAAACcatgacattattaattaaattccaattttaaaaaactttgattttattttattcattacaataattactaattagtaacagaatattataatatatattattttttacattttatactataaaacttCATACGCTCactttaaaagaatattaaagaatataatattcagaattgttaataaatttacataattttgacTGTTCTTACATTTGA is from Acyrthosiphon pisum isolate AL4f unplaced genomic scaffold, pea_aphid_22Mar2018_4r6ur Scaffold_16168;HRSCAF=16828, whole genome shotgun sequence and encodes:
- the LOC100569166 gene encoding aminopeptidase N-like, with amino-acid sequence MTHELCHQWFGDFVTMKWWTGLWLNEGFTEYAAQRGVDTLFPDSKYFQVKNVKNFVDVLDPDSLQSAHPLSVAIEKPDEIAPISMDPMTFAKGAILFHMMNTFLGENTFKQGIRNYIHKYKLSNAEPDDLWSSLTEEAHRQGTLEKNLTVKQIMDTWALQTGYPVLNVVRDYSADTVTLSQERYLTIKSHGTDNKTCWWIPITMTTSGDFNQTNATFWLNCENNNLTTPLAKDNEWVIYNMQMTVLSEYFTIHVTGWLSFVR